The following proteins are encoded in a genomic region of Anabas testudineus chromosome 13, fAnaTes1.2, whole genome shotgun sequence:
- the akap1b gene encoding A kinase (PRKA) anchor protein 1b: MPLRFRSVVPYTLPGVLALIGWWWYITRKKERLIRPDTKDAGPKTDGLRSSTAEGRHCVVEKNTNDTEIPTCTPLKVTKQRTGNENIFHIHVQNTEAAPLLEQSSEEAMLELGKIREEGVHKPLVQASGKEDSLQKLLTDHKSPEKSLPSVIVTELEKHLAKDQVSAAIMLVPCKSTKVTQSSPTAVDLTDARRPEPEGEVAKHHNNVGTQDEMVVSAVTPTKMQRVILSQADYLETPPSMQDSHQHILTSTPTALAQTSTALSIVKNSITTSVNTEDIQISSRSGEEQDLELLAAGLITEVISAATQEVLGVSSCQITDDNHPSCNISTALADGRLCSHQAPITAVQRHHNLLKNSSVLSYESREAIEKDGQQMHNGCSSALVWKPAEVSRRVHQTDIVQRGHWPAPSHQAPQSSPLLNMKLKGDNVAVLVEDSVCSTCPSEDCISSEDFESSMFDNQTDVIQVTDLSARESTQPQSLFKTTTEATVLAASEENSVDSVCEKKRLNGLALKNGAHGICEVETDHSGGSDVNSMDSVDSGYNLGAGENQSSHVASSNSAIIIWEIEVPKHLVGRLIGKQGRYVSFLKQTSGAKIYISTLPYTQEFQICHIEGIQQQVDKALSLVGKKFKDLDLTNVYAPSPPPLTLPSLPMTSWLLLPSGVTVEVIVVNIVSAGHIFVQQHTHPTYHALRSLDQQMFLCYSQPGTPALPSPAEVGVICAAPAVEGAWWRAQVITFYKETSEVEIRYVDYGGYDRVKIESLRQIRSDFVTLPFQGAEVLLDNIAPIPGEDSFSAEATSALEEMTRGVALLAQVSNYDNSTGLPLVHLWNMVGDEVISVNRTLVERGLGSWVDGF; encoded by the exons ATGCCACTGAGGTTTCGCTCTGTTGTGCCCTACACCCTTCCTGGAGTACTCGCACTGATCGGCTGGTGGTGGTACATCACGCGAAAGAAAGAACGTCTGATCCGGCCAGATACCAAAGATGCGGGTCCAAAAACTGACGGCCTTAGATCATCTACAGCAGAGGGTCGACACTGTGTGGTTGAAAAGAACACAAATGATACAGAAATCCCTACTTGCACGCCTTTAAAGGTTACTAAACagagaacaggaaatgaaaatattttccaCATTCACGTTCAGAACACTGAAGCAGCACCTTTACTGGAACAAAGTTCTGAAGAGGCTATGCTAGAGCTTGGCAAAATAAGAGAAGAGGGAGTTCATAAACCCTTAGTCCAGGCATCTGGCAAAGAAGACAGTCTACAGAAACTATTGACAGATCATAAAAGCCCAGAAAAATCTTTGCCATCTGTCATAGTTACAGAGTTGGAGAAACATCTAGCAAAAGATCAAGTATCTGCTGCAATAATGCTTGTGCCCTGCAAGTCTACCAAAGTCACCCAGTCATCCCCAACAGCAGTTGACCTAACCGATGCAAGGAGGCCTGAACCAGAGGGAGAAGTTGCAAAGCACCACAATAATGTTGGTACACAAGATGAGATGGTTGTTTCTGCAGTAACTCCAACTAAAATGCAGAGAGTTATCTTATCACAGGCAGACTATCTTGAGACACCCCCTTCAATGCAAGATTCCCACCAACACATTCTAACTAGTACACCTACTGCCCTGGCCCAGACCTCCACAGCCTTGAGCATAGTCAAAAACTCCATTACTACATCTGTGAACACAGAGGACATCCAGATAAGCAGTAGGAGTGGAGAAGAGCAGGATCTGGAACTTCTGGCAGCTGGACTCATAACTGAGGTCATCTCGGCAGCCACCCAAGAGGTCCTTGGTGTCAGCAGCTGCCAGATCACAGATGACAACCATCCCAGCTGCAATATCAGTACAGCACTGGCTGACGGCAGACTATGCTCCCATCAGGCGCCAATCACAGCAGTGCAGAGGCATCACAATTTACTTAAAAACTCCTCTGTGCTAAGCTATGAATCTAGAGAAGCAATAGAGAAAGATGGGCAACAAATGCATAATGGATGTTCCTCGGCTCTAGTATGGAAGCCTGCTGAAGTCAGTCGAAGGGTTCATCAGACAGACATTGTACAGAGAGGCCACTGGCCCGCACCATCACACCAAGCACCACAAAGTAGCCCTCTGCTGAACATGAAGCTAAAAGGAGACAATGTAGCTGTGCTGGTGGAGGACTCTGTTTGCAGCACTTGTCCTTCTGAGGATTGTATTAGTAGCGAGGACTTTGAAAGCAGCATGTTTGACAACCAAACAGATGTGATTCAGGTTACTGACTTGTCAGCAAGAGAATCCACACAAcctcagtcactgtttaaaacCACCACAGAGGCAACGGTTTTGGCCGCAAGTGAGGAAAACTCAGTGGATTCTGTATGTGAGAAAAAGAGGCTTAATGGACTAGCCCTAAAGAATGGAGCTCATGGCATTTGTGAGGTGGAAACAGACCACTCTGGAG GCTCTGATGTGAATAGTATGGATTCAGTGGACAGTGGCTACAATTTGGGTGCTGGGGAAAACCAGAGCAGCCACGTTGCCTCTTCAAACTCTGCAATCATCATCTGGGAAATTGAGGTGCCAAAG CATCTTGTAGGGCGGTTAATCGGGAAGCAGGGAAGATATGTGAGTTTCCTGAAGCAGACCTCTGGTGCAAAGATTTACATCTCCACCTTGCCTTATACTCAGGAGTTCCAGATCTGTCATATAGAGG GTATACAGCAGCAAGTTGACAAAGCCTTGTCACTGGTTGGGAAGAAGTTTAAAGATCTGGACTTGACAAATGTATATGCACCTTCACCTCCCCCACTCACATTGCCATCACTTCCCATGACCTCCTGG CTTCTGCTTCCCAGTGGAGTGACAGTAGAAGTGATAGTGGTAAACATTGTGTCAGCTGGTCACATCTTTGTCCAGCAGCACACCCATCCTACCTACCATGCTCTGCGAAGCCTCGACCAGCAGATGTTCCTGTGCTACTCCCAGCCTGGCACCCCTGCCCTGCCCTCACCTGCTGAAG TTGGTGTAATCTGTGCAGCTCCAGCAGTGGAAGGAGCCTGGTGGAGAGCTCAAGTCATCACCTTTTATAAAGAAACAAGTGAGGTTGAGATAAGATATGTGGATTATGGAGGCTATGACAGAGTGAAGATCGAGTCACTAAGGCAAATAAG atctGATTTTGTAACACTACCATTTCAAGGTGCTGAAGTATTGCTTGATAACATAGCCCCCATTCCAG GGGAGGATAGTTTTTCAGCAGAGGCCACATCAGCCTTAGAGGAGATGACCCGAGGAGTGGCATTGCTTGCACAG GTGTCAAACTACGATAACAGCACAGGCCTCCCATTGGTTCATCTGTGGAACATGGTTGGAGATgag
- the wsb1 gene encoding WD repeat and SOCS box-containing protein 1: MASFPDSVNENDIAKAKFIGELLVPVAPFDQKSGHEAWTVAFAPNGSYFAWSQGHRIVRLIPWTKCLKNFSSVGHNGEGTNASSPRRLSHQNSEGQVMLMAGEPCEHTIDCGDIVWGLAFGSSVPEKQSRCVNIEWHRFKFGQDQLLLATGLNNGRIKIWDVYTGKLLLNLMDHTDVVRDLTFAPDGSLMLVSASRDKTLRVWDLKDDGNMVKVLRGHQNWVYCSAFSPDSSILCSVGAGKAVFLWNMDEHTLIQKLEGHHNDVVSCEFSPDGALLATASYDTRVIVWDHHKATVLLELGHLFPPPSPIFAGGANDRWVRAVSFCPDGRHIASLTDDRWLRFWSIEERAPQAIATLSNGLCCAFSAEGSVLAAGTRDGSVHFWECPRSIASLQHLCRMALRRVMTTQQVEALAIPTPLCDYLTYKVI; this comes from the exons ATGGCAAGCTTCCCAGACTCTGTTAACGAAAATGATATAG CTAAGGCGAAGTTCATTGGGGAGCTCTTGGTACCTGTTGCTCCCTTTGACCAGAAGTCTGGGCACGAGGCTTGGACAGTTGCTTTTGCACCGAATGGTTCCTACTTCGCTTGGTCTCAGGGACATCGCATTGTTAGGCTTATCCCTTGGACAAAATGCCTGAAAAACTT TAGTTCAGTAGGCCATAATGGAGAGGGCACTAATGCCTCAAGCCCCCGGCGTTTGTCCCATCAGAACAGTGAAGGTCAGGTAATGCTGATGGCTGGAGAGCCCTGTGAACATACCATTGACTGTGGTGACATTGTCTGGGGCTTGGCTTTTGGGTCCTCTGTGCCAGAGAAGCAGAGCCGTTGTGTTAACATTGAATGGCACCGCTTCAAATTTGGCCAGGACCAGCTCCTACTGGCAACAGGTCTCAACAATGGCCGTATCAAGATCTGGGATGTTTATACTG GAAAACTGTTGCTGAATCTGATGGACCATACGGATGTAGTGCGTGACTTGACCTTTGCTCCTGATGGCAGCCTTATGCTGGTCTCTGCATCCAGGGATAAAACTCTCCGTGTGTGGGACCTCAAAGATgatg GTAACATGGTGAAGGTTTTGCGAGGGCATCAAAACTGGGTGTACTGCAGTGCCTTCTCCCCTGACTCTTCCATCCTCTGCTCAGTTGGCGCTGGCAAAGCA GTGTTCCTGTGGAACATGGATGAGCACACACTGATTCAGAAGCTGGAGGGACACCACAATGATGTGGTGTCTTGTGAGTTTTCACCAGATGGGGCACTGTTGGCCACTGCCTCTTATGACACTCGAGTTATTGTATGGGACCACCACAAGGCCACTGTCTTGCTGGAACTGGG cCATCTCTTCCCTCCTCCATCACCTATTTTTGCTGGAGGGGCAAATGACCGCTGGGTTCGTGCTGTAAGCTTCTGCCCAGATGGCCGCCACATTGCCAGCCTTACAGATGACAG ATGGCTTCGTTTCTGGAGTATTGAGGAAAGGGCTCCTCAGGCCATTGCCACCCTCTCTAATGGGCTCTGCTGTGCTTTCTCTGCTGAAGGAAGTGTCCTTGCTGCTGG aacTCGCGATGGTAGTGTGCACTTTTGGGAGTGTCCTCGTAGCATTGCCAGTCTGCAGCACTTATGCAGGATGGCTCTCCGACGAGTGATGACGACCCAGCAGGTAGAGGCCTTGGCCATACCCACTCCACTTTGTGACTACCTGACATACAAAGTCATCTAA